A single Methanolobus sp. ZRKC5 DNA region contains:
- the hisE gene encoding phosphoribosyl-ATP diphosphatase, whose translation MQDTDISIFNELYGIIKDRKENPVENSYVCSLLDHRKGIDKILEKVGEESIETILAVKSGKREEIIYESSDLLFHLMVMFVAEGITLEEIATELQKRRK comes from the coding sequence ATGCAAGATACTGATATCTCAATTTTTAATGAATTATATGGGATCATAAAAGACAGGAAAGAGAACCCTGTTGAGAATTCATACGTATGCTCCTTGCTCGACCACAGAAAAGGTATTGACAAAATACTGGAAAAAGTAGGGGAAGAATCAATTGAAACTATACTTGCTGTGAAAAGCGGAAAAAGAGAAGAGATCATATACGAATCATCAGATCTTCTTTTTCACCTCATGGTGATGTTTGTGGCTGAGGGAATAACTCTCGAAGAAATTGCCACCGAGCTTCAGAAAAGAAGAAAATAG